In one window of Corallococcus macrosporus DNA:
- the ruvB gene encoding Holliday junction branch migration DNA helicase RuvB, whose translation MAMARKSDDTLSGDVQPEDIRLEASLRPRTFDEYVGQGAVVEKLKVYVAAAKSRGDALDHCLFSGPPGLGKTSLAHIIANELGVGIHVTSGPALEKKGDLAGLLTNLNERDILFIDEIHRLNAAVEEYLYPAMEDFRLDITIDTGPAARAMKIDLPPFTLVGATTRTGLLTSPLRDRFQIQDRLEYYEPKFLEQILDRSARILGVPMDRAASREVSTRSRGTPRIANRLLRRLRDFAQVEGNGRITYDLAHDSLSRLGVDASGLDAMDRKILLTILEKFGGGPVGVETIAASVGEQRDTIEDVYEPFLMQEGFLMRTPRGRTATLRTYQYFKKTPPPTPQGTLF comes from the coding sequence ATGGCGATGGCGAGGAAGTCCGACGACACCCTCTCGGGAGATGTTCAGCCGGAAGACATCCGGCTGGAGGCCTCCCTGCGCCCGCGCACCTTCGACGAGTACGTGGGGCAGGGGGCGGTCGTCGAGAAGCTCAAGGTGTACGTGGCCGCGGCGAAGAGCCGGGGCGACGCGCTGGACCACTGTCTGTTCTCCGGACCCCCGGGCCTGGGCAAGACGTCGCTCGCGCACATCATCGCGAACGAGCTGGGCGTGGGCATCCACGTCACCAGCGGCCCCGCGCTGGAGAAGAAGGGGGACCTGGCGGGCCTGCTCACCAACCTCAACGAGCGGGACATCCTCTTCATCGATGAAATCCACCGCCTCAACGCCGCCGTGGAGGAGTACCTCTACCCGGCGATGGAGGACTTCCGGCTGGACATCACCATCGACACCGGGCCCGCCGCCCGCGCGATGAAAATTGATTTGCCGCCCTTCACCCTGGTGGGCGCCACCACGCGCACGGGCCTGCTCACGTCCCCCCTGCGCGACCGCTTCCAGATCCAGGACCGCCTGGAGTACTACGAGCCGAAGTTCCTGGAGCAGATCCTCGACCGCTCCGCGCGCATCCTCGGCGTGCCCATGGACCGCGCCGCCAGCCGCGAGGTCTCCACCCGCTCGCGCGGCACGCCCCGCATCGCGAACCGCCTCTTGCGCCGCCTGCGCGACTTCGCCCAGGTGGAGGGCAACGGCCGCATCACCTACGACCTGGCGCACGACTCCCTGAGCCGCCTGGGCGTGGACGCCAGCGGCCTGGACGCGATGGACCGCAAGATCCTGCTGACCATCCTGGAGAAGTTCGGCGGCGGCCCGGTGGGCGTGGAGACCATCGCCGCGAGCGTGGGCGAGCAGCGCGACACCATCGAGGACGTCTACGAGCCCTTCCTCATGCAGGAGGGCTTCCTCATGCGCACGCCCCGCGGCCGCACCGCCACGCTGCGCACCTACCAGTACTTCAAGAAGACGCCGCCCCCCACCCCACAGGGGACCCTCTTCTAG
- a CDS encoding leucyl aminopeptidase encodes MQFSLVSGEAAPVSGELLVIPLFEGELGDSAPAALAAADSALEGKLRAAATQEGFKGKGDQSFLLHTLGKLGSDRVLLLGLGNRARFQPEVLRLAAGRAAKTAQRLKATAIGFRVPATDDAAMAVRAVVEGLELGVYRFDKYKSAAREEKGAPKLTRATLSLPEGTEKSRALDDALNLGLKLAEAVNWARDLVNEPPNVVTPTKLAQAAQQAAKEGGLTAEIGGRKEIERLNMGMFLGVTAGSVQEPRLIHLVYTPKNAKDAKRAPLALVGKAITFDSGGLSLKPTEGMVEMKTDMAGSAAVLAAMKVIGSVVKPPFPVHAFIGACENMPSGTAYKPGDILTARSGKTVEITNTDAEGRLVLGDMITWAAEHEPSAIIDLATLTGACMVALGNYIVGAFGDDDDTVNSVLAAARAAGEEMWRLPVSDLQKDALRSEVADMKNSGERWGGAINAALFLKEFVGDTPWVHLDIAGPSNSPKERGYLNKGGTGVGARTLVELVRRRATEVASQPEPTKAESPATKAPKAAKAPKAAKGKPARA; translated from the coding sequence ATGCAATTCAGTCTCGTCTCCGGTGAAGCCGCGCCGGTGAGCGGTGAGCTGCTCGTCATCCCCCTCTTCGAGGGCGAGCTGGGTGATTCCGCCCCCGCGGCGCTGGCTGCCGCGGACTCGGCCCTGGAGGGCAAGCTGCGCGCCGCCGCCACCCAGGAGGGCTTCAAGGGCAAGGGGGACCAGTCCTTCCTCCTGCACACCCTGGGGAAGCTGGGCTCCGACCGCGTCCTCTTGCTGGGCCTGGGCAACCGCGCGCGCTTCCAGCCGGAGGTGCTGCGGCTGGCCGCGGGCCGCGCGGCGAAGACGGCGCAGCGGCTGAAGGCCACCGCCATCGGCTTCCGCGTGCCCGCCACGGACGACGCGGCGATGGCCGTGCGCGCGGTGGTGGAGGGCCTGGAGCTGGGCGTCTACCGCTTCGACAAGTACAAGTCCGCCGCGCGCGAGGAGAAGGGCGCGCCCAAGCTGACGCGCGCCACGCTGTCCCTGCCGGAGGGCACGGAGAAGTCGCGCGCGCTGGACGACGCGCTGAACCTGGGCCTGAAGCTGGCGGAGGCCGTCAACTGGGCGCGCGACCTGGTCAACGAGCCCCCCAACGTGGTGACCCCCACGAAGCTGGCGCAGGCCGCGCAGCAGGCCGCGAAGGAAGGCGGGCTCACGGCGGAGATTGGCGGGCGCAAGGAGATCGAACGCCTGAACATGGGCATGTTCCTGGGCGTCACCGCCGGCAGCGTGCAGGAGCCCCGGCTCATCCACCTCGTCTACACGCCGAAGAACGCGAAGGACGCCAAGCGCGCCCCGCTGGCGCTGGTGGGCAAGGCCATCACGTTCGACTCGGGCGGCCTGTCGCTCAAGCCCACCGAGGGCATGGTGGAGATGAAGACGGACATGGCCGGCTCCGCCGCGGTGCTGGCCGCGATGAAGGTCATCGGCTCCGTGGTGAAGCCGCCCTTCCCCGTGCACGCCTTCATCGGCGCGTGTGAGAACATGCCGTCCGGCACGGCGTACAAGCCGGGTGACATCCTCACGGCGCGCTCCGGCAAGACGGTGGAGATCACCAACACGGACGCGGAAGGCCGCCTGGTGCTGGGTGACATGATCACCTGGGCCGCCGAGCACGAGCCGTCCGCCATCATCGACCTGGCGACGCTCACGGGCGCGTGCATGGTGGCGCTGGGCAACTACATCGTGGGCGCCTTCGGCGACGACGACGACACGGTGAACAGCGTGCTCGCCGCCGCGCGCGCCGCGGGCGAGGAGATGTGGCGCCTGCCCGTCAGCGACCTGCAGAAGGACGCGCTGCGCTCGGAAGTGGCGGACATGAAGAACTCCGGCGAGCGCTGGGGCGGCGCCATCAACGCGGCCCTCTTCCTCAAGGAGTTCGTGGGCGACACGCCCTGGGTGCACCTGGATATCGCCGGTCCGTCCAACAGCCCCAAGGAGCGCGGCTACCTCAACAAGGGTGGCACGGGCGTGGGCGCGCGCACGCTGGTGGAGCTGGTGCGCCGCCGGGCCACGGAGGTCGCCTCGCAGCCGGAGCCCACCAAGGCCGAGTCTCCCGCCACCAAGGCGCCCAAGGCCGCCAAGGCCCCGAAGGCCGCCAAGGGCAAGCCGGCCCGCGCTTAA
- the lpxC gene encoding UDP-3-O-acyl-N-acetylglucosamine deacetylase, whose protein sequence is MLQLTDFQRTLSQPAVCRGVGLHSGLPVTLTLKPAPAGHGIVFVRTDLARPVSIPALAEYVVDTSLATTLGRDGVKVGTVEHLMSALAALGIDNVRAELDGPEVPIMDGSAAPFTHAIMEAGSHELDAPREYLVIKKSVVVQDGDKQASLTPARRFRISCTIDFEHPVIQGQSFDVDVNDRGFSREISRARTFGFLRDVEKLKTLGLARGGSLENAVVVDEASILNPDGLRFPDEFVRHKILDAIGDVSLFGRPVIGHMTAFKTGHALNHKLVRKVLADPSCFDIVTARRRDVEGRESGRGSLAGALELEPLVA, encoded by the coding sequence ATGCTCCAGCTCACCGACTTCCAGCGCACCCTCTCCCAGCCGGCCGTCTGCCGCGGCGTGGGGCTCCACTCCGGGTTGCCCGTGACGCTGACCCTGAAGCCCGCGCCCGCGGGTCACGGCATCGTCTTCGTCCGCACGGACCTGGCGCGCCCGGTGAGCATCCCCGCGCTGGCGGAGTACGTGGTGGACACGTCGCTGGCCACCACCCTGGGCCGGGACGGCGTGAAGGTGGGCACGGTGGAGCACCTGATGTCCGCGCTCGCGGCGCTGGGCATCGACAACGTGCGCGCGGAGCTGGACGGGCCGGAAGTGCCCATCATGGACGGCAGCGCGGCGCCCTTCACCCACGCCATCATGGAGGCGGGCTCGCACGAGCTGGACGCGCCTCGCGAGTACCTGGTCATCAAGAAGAGCGTGGTGGTGCAGGACGGCGACAAGCAGGCCTCGCTCACCCCCGCCCGGCGCTTCCGCATCAGCTGCACCATCGACTTCGAGCACCCCGTCATCCAGGGCCAGTCCTTCGACGTGGACGTGAACGACCGGGGCTTCTCGCGTGAGATTTCCCGCGCCCGCACGTTCGGCTTCCTGCGCGACGTGGAGAAGCTCAAGACGCTGGGCCTGGCGCGCGGCGGCTCGCTGGAGAACGCGGTCGTCGTGGACGAGGCCTCCATCCTCAACCCGGACGGCCTGCGCTTCCCGGACGAGTTCGTGCGCCACAAGATCCTGGATGCCATCGGCGACGTGTCGCTGTTCGGCCGGCCTGTCATTGGCCACATGACTGCCTTCAAGACGGGCCACGCGCTCAATCACAAGCTGGTGCGCAAGGTGCTGGCGGACCCCTCCTGCTTCGACATCGTCACCGCGCGCCGCCGGGACGTGGAGGGCCGTGAGTCGGGCCGCGGAAGCCTCGCGGGCGCGTTGGAGCTGGAGCCCCTGGTCGCCTGA
- a CDS encoding sulfite exporter TauE/SafE family protein: MTVFLLMAAGVLAGGLGSLLGIGGGIVLVPALVLGFGIPLEQAVPASLMCVVANSCAAAASYVENKLSDLRLGLTLELATVLGAIAGGLVAAFVAEAMVAVVFGLFTLFVSLQMMLLRTPRQEPATAANYVPGNYPLGISGSFVAGGLSALLGVGGGPLKVPLMTYGMRVPFKVASATSNLMVGVTGAASVAAYAWRGQLNLGLVAPLVVGVLAGASVGSKLMLRTPTAVLKKLFAAVLLIVAGQMLWKGGEGLWPSVWK; encoded by the coding sequence ATGACGGTCTTCCTCCTCATGGCGGCGGGTGTGTTGGCGGGTGGGTTGGGGTCGCTCCTGGGCATCGGAGGCGGCATCGTCCTGGTGCCCGCGCTGGTGTTGGGATTCGGAATCCCGCTGGAGCAGGCCGTCCCCGCGAGCCTGATGTGCGTGGTGGCCAACTCCTGCGCCGCCGCCGCCAGCTACGTGGAGAACAAGCTCAGTGACTTGCGCCTGGGGCTCACGCTGGAGCTGGCCACGGTGCTGGGCGCCATCGCCGGCGGGCTCGTCGCCGCCTTCGTCGCGGAGGCGATGGTGGCCGTGGTGTTCGGCCTCTTCACGCTCTTCGTGTCGCTCCAGATGATGCTCCTGCGCACCCCGCGTCAGGAGCCCGCGACGGCGGCCAACTACGTCCCCGGCAACTACCCGCTGGGCATCTCCGGCTCCTTCGTGGCGGGCGGCCTGTCCGCGCTCCTGGGTGTGGGCGGCGGTCCGCTGAAGGTGCCGCTGATGACCTACGGCATGCGCGTGCCCTTCAAGGTCGCCAGCGCCACCAGCAACCTCATGGTGGGCGTCACCGGGGCGGCGAGCGTCGCGGCCTACGCCTGGCGCGGCCAATTGAATCTCGGGCTCGTCGCGCCGTTGGTCGTAGGGGTGCTGGCCGGAGCATCCGTGGGCAGCAAGCTGATGTTGAGGACGCCGACCGCGGTGCTGAAGAAGCTCTTCGCGGCCGTCCTGCTCATCGTGGCCGGACAGATGTTGTGGAAGGGAGGGGAGGGGTTGTGGCCGAGCGTATGGAAATGA
- a CDS encoding tetratricopeptide repeat protein — protein MHPSDTERAHITDAIQKQKNALAPLRITGSPAEVGQGLVQLAELYGMLEDHAQSREHYEEAYGFFKTAGNKPGQAQALFGLGVVKAHFEDHKGAIEHMATAALLFNEGRDREGEALCRACIGESLRSLGEADGAEEKYQEALILYRQTRNNERIARLLLDIGDLRMAKGEYEPARKRFLEAVPLLEQGEDPEALALGHLLLGEAEGLLGHHDNARPHLLRAVDVYGGLHDHVYEARARWDLGLSCYYLQDYPAAREQFEAVLPMYEDLKQHDEVAKVKNVLAHFAARGV, from the coding sequence ATGCACCCGTCCGACACCGAACGCGCCCACATCACCGACGCCATCCAGAAGCAGAAGAACGCGCTCGCCCCGCTGCGCATCACCGGCTCGCCCGCGGAGGTGGGCCAGGGGCTGGTGCAGTTGGCGGAGCTGTACGGGATGCTGGAGGACCACGCGCAGAGCCGTGAGCACTACGAGGAGGCCTATGGCTTCTTCAAGACCGCGGGCAACAAGCCCGGTCAGGCACAGGCCCTCTTCGGCCTGGGTGTGGTGAAGGCCCACTTCGAGGACCACAAGGGCGCCATCGAGCACATGGCCACCGCCGCCCTGCTCTTCAACGAGGGGCGTGACCGCGAAGGCGAGGCGCTCTGCCGCGCGTGCATCGGCGAGTCCCTGCGTTCGCTGGGCGAGGCCGACGGCGCCGAGGAGAAATACCAGGAGGCGCTCATCCTCTACCGCCAGACGCGCAACAACGAGCGCATCGCGCGGCTGCTCCTGGACATCGGCGACCTGCGCATGGCCAAGGGCGAGTACGAGCCCGCCCGCAAGCGCTTCCTGGAGGCCGTGCCGCTGCTGGAGCAGGGCGAGGACCCGGAGGCGCTCGCGCTGGGGCACCTGCTGCTGGGCGAAGCGGAAGGGCTCCTGGGCCACCACGACAACGCGCGGCCGCACCTCCTGCGCGCGGTGGACGTGTACGGCGGCCTGCACGACCACGTCTACGAGGCCCGCGCGAGATGGGACCTGGGGCTGTCCTGCTACTACCTCCAGGACTACCCCGCGGCCCGCGAGCAGTTCGAGGCCGTGCTGCCCATGTACGAGGACCTGAAGCAGCACGACGAGGTCGCGAAGGTGAAGAACGTGCTCGCGCACTTCGCCGCGCGCGGCGTGTAG
- a CDS encoding DUF4388 domain-containing protein translates to MASKPRATPRVSGEAASLELERPLAAVVSPTRPLSAHFLAPEGLVLLPESHGASGFFAGSLETLSVEEVFAQILSGIRTGQLVVQHGGVRRTVAFRDGQVVFATSSERWERLGAVMVRLGLLTEAKLAQALAQVTPARRIGQVLTSQGLVSEASLYSAMTFVVREVVLNLFEMVEGSFLFLEAKAPAVDAVKLPERTRDLVLTGIKRAEETGRLRRRFPDDMRVTPGPQGALPGEEALFARLGEGTTLGVLRAAYAGSLYAFYSGVEEAVRGGHLAVRPAEAPPAPGPAVEGMAWELLSAEERYNLLLSLVHRALREAGRDVDLLRGFVEAPPPGLEDAYQGVTLGPDGRVDVARLRANVSTSGGEAVGRAMALEALDAFVSYALFSARNVLPADVAERLANTYRTLQGGLT, encoded by the coding sequence GTGGCGTCCAAACCCAGGGCCACGCCCCGCGTGAGCGGTGAGGCGGCTTCGCTCGAGCTGGAGCGGCCGCTCGCCGCCGTCGTCTCTCCCACCCGGCCCCTCTCGGCGCACTTCCTGGCGCCGGAGGGGCTGGTGCTCCTCCCGGAATCCCACGGCGCGTCCGGCTTCTTCGCCGGCAGCCTGGAGACGCTCTCGGTCGAGGAGGTGTTCGCTCAAATCCTCTCCGGCATCCGCACGGGCCAGCTCGTCGTGCAGCACGGCGGCGTGCGCCGCACGGTGGCCTTCCGCGACGGGCAGGTGGTCTTCGCCACCTCCAGCGAGCGCTGGGAGCGGCTGGGCGCGGTGATGGTGCGGCTGGGGCTCCTGACGGAGGCGAAGCTCGCCCAGGCGCTCGCGCAGGTGACGCCCGCGCGCCGGATTGGCCAGGTGCTCACGTCGCAGGGGCTGGTCTCCGAGGCCAGCCTCTACAGCGCCATGACGTTCGTGGTGCGCGAGGTGGTGCTCAACCTCTTCGAGATGGTGGAGGGCAGCTTCCTCTTCCTGGAGGCCAAGGCCCCGGCGGTGGACGCGGTGAAGCTGCCGGAGCGCACGCGCGACCTGGTGCTCACCGGCATCAAGCGCGCGGAGGAGACGGGCCGGCTGCGCCGCCGCTTCCCGGACGACATGCGCGTGACGCCCGGCCCCCAGGGCGCGCTGCCCGGCGAGGAGGCCCTGTTCGCCAGGCTGGGCGAGGGCACCACGCTGGGCGTGCTCCGGGCCGCCTACGCGGGCAGCCTGTACGCGTTCTACAGCGGCGTGGAGGAGGCGGTGCGCGGCGGCCACCTGGCCGTGCGGCCCGCGGAGGCGCCTCCCGCCCCGGGCCCCGCGGTGGAGGGCATGGCCTGGGAGCTCCTGTCCGCGGAGGAGCGCTACAACCTCCTCCTGTCCCTGGTGCACCGCGCGCTGCGCGAGGCGGGCCGGGACGTGGACCTGCTGCGCGGCTTCGTGGAGGCGCCGCCCCCGGGGCTGGAGGACGCCTACCAGGGCGTCACGCTGGGGCCGGACGGGCGCGTGGACGTGGCCCGGCTGCGCGCCAACGTGTCCACCAGCGGCGGTGAGGCGGTGGGCCGGGCGATGGCGCTGGAGGCGCTGGACGCGTTCGTGTCCTACGCGCTGTTCTCCGCGCGCAACGTGCTGCCCGCGGACGTGGCCGAGCGGCTGGCCAACACCTACCGGACCCTCCAGGGCGGCCTGACGTAG
- a CDS encoding thioredoxin domain-containing protein has product MSMRSTRIALAALLAASLTAGCNKEKAPANAQAPAAQAQAANAAEPSADTVVATFGNNEKVTFGELNERIKEPLANLDKQKFQLRKRGLEGLVTERLVKAEATKRGITEDQLLKAEIDDKIPAPPEEKIKEVFEGAKGQLPPGATYEQMKPQIVDFLSGQQKQEQAQKFFDSLRQGANVKYELPEPPRPPAERKQVAATGPSKGPENAPVTIVEFSDFQCPFCSRAIASVDQVTKTYGDKVRLVFRQFPLDFHKQAQKAAEASLCANDQGKFWEMHDKLFASQQALGVDDLKKYAGELKLDTAKFNSCLDSGEKAATVKADMADGSKVGVSGTPAFFINGIMLSGAQPFDEFKSVIDAELKGAK; this is encoded by the coding sequence ATGTCCATGCGCTCTACTCGCATCGCCCTGGCCGCTCTCCTCGCGGCATCCCTCACCGCCGGTTGCAACAAGGAGAAGGCGCCGGCCAATGCCCAGGCGCCCGCCGCGCAGGCCCAGGCGGCCAATGCCGCGGAGCCCTCGGCGGACACCGTGGTGGCCACCTTCGGCAACAACGAGAAGGTCACCTTCGGTGAGCTCAACGAGCGCATCAAGGAGCCGCTGGCCAACCTGGACAAGCAGAAGTTCCAGCTGCGCAAGCGCGGCCTGGAAGGGCTCGTCACGGAGCGCCTGGTGAAGGCCGAGGCCACCAAGCGCGGCATCACCGAGGACCAGCTGCTCAAGGCGGAGATCGACGACAAGATCCCCGCGCCTCCGGAAGAGAAGATCAAGGAGGTGTTCGAGGGCGCCAAGGGCCAGCTGCCCCCGGGCGCGACCTACGAGCAGATGAAGCCGCAGATCGTGGACTTCCTGTCCGGCCAGCAGAAGCAGGAGCAGGCCCAGAAGTTCTTCGACTCGCTCCGCCAGGGCGCCAACGTGAAGTACGAGCTGCCCGAGCCCCCGCGCCCGCCCGCGGAGCGCAAGCAGGTGGCCGCCACCGGCCCGTCCAAGGGTCCGGAGAACGCGCCGGTCACCATCGTGGAGTTCAGCGACTTCCAGTGCCCGTTCTGCAGCCGCGCCATCGCGTCGGTGGACCAGGTGACGAAGACCTACGGCGACAAGGTGCGCCTGGTGTTCCGCCAGTTCCCCCTGGACTTCCACAAGCAGGCGCAGAAGGCCGCCGAGGCCTCGCTGTGCGCCAACGACCAGGGCAAGTTCTGGGAGATGCACGACAAGCTCTTCGCCAGCCAGCAGGCGCTGGGCGTGGATGACCTGAAGAAGTACGCGGGCGAGCTGAAGCTGGACACCGCCAAGTTCAACTCCTGCCTCGACTCCGGCGAGAAGGCCGCGACGGTGAAGGCGGACATGGCGGACGGCTCCAAGGTGGGCGTCAGCGGCACGCCGGCGTTCTTCATCAACGGCATCATGCTGTCCGGCGCGCAGCCCTTCGACGAGTTCAAGAGCGTCATCGACGCGGAGCTCAAGGGCGCGAAGTAG